The following coding sequences are from one Nicotiana tomentosiformis chromosome 3, ASM39032v3, whole genome shotgun sequence window:
- the LOC104095580 gene encoding uncharacterized protein encodes MEILRLCFYNLLSFYLSVFATILRWILSPLPSIKRFPIFVPFIDAYISLLFRFSNLSPCTLDLDEHTTIHFWAPNHRHFNKPNLVLIHGYGGDAKWQFMYQVQSLARSFNLYIPDLLFFGKSYTTRPERTEEFQAKCVVEGLKGLGVKKCSMFSISYGGFVGYKMAEMYPEMVEKVVILSSGVGCTKEQKEEQLKKIGRDPVELLIPAKPEDLHVLVNMSIYKYNPFKWAPDAFLQEFIDLMCRSYLKEKQELVYHLLSDHTDCMLPILTQETMLIWGDKDRVFPLMFGQQLQRHLGPRAKLEIIKNTGHAANIESPDSVNALIKTFILQRNQEEEHVKFTHQNMDINGCI; translated from the exons ATGGAGATTCTGCGCCTCTGCTTCTACAATCTCTTATCCTTCTATCTCTCCGTCTTCGCCACCATTCTCCGTTGGATTCTCTCCCCTTTACCCTCTATCAAACGCTTCCCTATCTTCGTCCCTTTCATTGACGCTTACATTTCCTTATTATTCCGCTTCTCCAATCTCTCGCCATGCACCCTCGATTTAGACGAGCACACCACTATCCACTTCTGGGCCCCTAATCATCGCCATTTCAACAAGCCTAATCTCGTCTTGATCCACGGTTACGGCGGCGACGCTAAGTGGCAGTTCATGTACCAAGTCCAATCCTTGGCCCGATCGTTCAACCTCTATATTCCGGACCTGCTCTTCTTCGGGAAATCGTATACGACCCGACCCGAACGAACTGAGGAATTTCAAGCGAAATGTGTAGTGGAAGGGTTAAAGGGACTGGGAGTGAAAAAGTGTTCGATGTTTTCCATTAGCTACGGCGGATTTGTGGGGTATAAAATGGCGGAGATGTATCCGGAAATGGTGGAGAAAGTGGTGATACTGAGTAGCGGAGTTGGGTGCACGAAAGAACAGAAGGAGGAGCAGTTGAAGAAAATTGGAAGAGATCCGGTGGAATTGCTGATACCAGCAAAACCGGAGGATTTGCATGTGCTGGTGAACATGTCAATTTACAAGTATAATCCTTTCAAGTGGGCCCCTGATGCTTTCCTCCAGGAATTCATCGAT ttaatGTGCAGAAGTTACCTGAAGGAGAAGCAAGAGCTAGTGTACCACTTGCTGTCCGATCATACAGATTGCATGTTGCCCATCTTAACTCAG GAAACGATGCTTATTTGGGGTGATAAAGACAGAGTTTTCCCTCTTATGTTCGGCCAACAATTGCAAAG ACATCTGGGGCCTAGAGCGAAACTGGAAATAATCAAGAACACAGGACATGCAGCGAACATTGAATCTCCTGATTCAGTCAATGCTTTGATTAAAACGTTTATCTTGCAGCGTAACCAAGAAGAGGAGCATGTCAAGTTCACTCATCAAAACATGGACATAAATGGTTGCATCTAG
- the LOC104095578 gene encoding protein NODULATION SIGNALING PATHWAY 1-like codes for MIKHQNSLSYHPSSWFSDTMTIDEPEPNSNSDPISEWLRTLSDVPTFFDEPYNYPEDLNFYGDSWWIPLNQDTHIVNHDISDNNICTSFNYSSPVNAATSTMPPEPIILDHPQPLDLSKKRKTSGSDHNPKVSRKNQNRQMNEVDEIKKSTGQKRVTNKSTTNNGNSKEGRWAEHLLNPCAAAITVGNMNRVQHLLYVLHELASFTCDANHRLAAHGLHALTHHLSSPGSSSSSVAVTNFASANHKFFRDSLINFNDISPWFRIPNNVANSSVLQILGERDKLKNLHILDIGVSHGVQWPTLLEELTRRSGGPPPLVRLTVITPTIENGEFRGTPFVIGPPGYNFSSQLLAFAKAININLQINRLDNFPLQNLNSQVINSSSDDETLVICAQFRLHNLHHSNSNERTELLRILKNLEPKGVVLSENNIECSCNSCGDFATSFSRRVEYLWRFLDSTSVAYKGRESEERRMMEGEAAKALTNTGEMNERKEKWCERMRSVGFVKEVFGEDAIDGARALLRKYDSNWEMRVEERDGCVDLWWKGQPISFSSLWKIDSQCK; via the coding sequence ATGATCAAACACCAAAATAGTCTCTCCTATCATCCTTCTTCTTGGTTTTCAGATACAATGACCATTGACGAGCCTGAGCCTAATTCCAATTCCGACCCCATCTCAGAGTGGCTACGTACTTTATCTGATGTTCCAACCTTCTTCGACGAACCTTATAATTACCCCGAGGATTTAAATTTCTATGGAGACTCATGGTGGATTCCTCTAAATCAAGATACGCATATCGTTAATCACGACATCAGCGACAACAATATTTGTACTTCATTCAACTATAGCTCCCCGGTCAACGCAGCAACTAGCACAATGCCTCCCGAGCCTATCATTTTGGATCATCCACAGCCGTTGGATCTGTCCAAGAAGAGGAAAACATCAGGCTCTGATCATAATCCAAAGGTGTCAAGGAAGAATCAGAACCGTCAGATGAATGAGGTAGATGAAATCAAGAAATCAACAGGACAGAAGAGAGTAACAAACAAATCGACAACAAATAACGGTAACAGCAAAGAAGGAAGATGGGCAGAGCATTTGCTCAACCCTTGTGCTGCAGCTATTACTGTTGGTAACATGAACCGCGTGCAACATCTGTTGTACGTTCTCCACGAGCTCGCGTCGTTCACATGCGACGCGAACCATAGGCTCGCAGCTCATGGACTCCATGCGCTGACACATCATCTCTCTTCCCCTGGCTCATCCTCTTCATCTGTTGCTGTTACTAATTTCGCTTCTGCAAATCATAAATTCTTCAGGGACTCATTGATCAATTTCAATGATATTAGTCCCTGGTTCCGAATCCCGAATAACGTCGCCAACTCATCCGTTCTACAAATTCTTGGAGAACGGGATAAGCTAAAGAACCTTCACATCCTTGATATTGGAGTCTCTCACGGCGTTCAGTGGCCAACTCTTCTTGAAGAGTTGACTCGACGATCAGGTGGGCCACCACCGTTAGTTCGACTAACGGTTATTACGCCCACCATTGAGAACGGAGAATTCAGGGGCACCCCATTTGTGATCGGCCCGCCTGGTTACAATTTTTCATCGCAACTACTAGCCTTTGCTAAGGCTATTAACATCAATCTACAGATCAACAGACTGGACAATTTCCCTCTTCAGAATCTTAATTCTCAAGTCATAAATTCTTCTTCGGATGATGAAACATTAGTCATCTGTGCTCAGTTTAGACTCCACAATTTGCATCATAGTAACTCGAATGAAAGGACAGAGTTGTTGAGAATATTGAAGAATTTGGAGCCGAAAGGAGTAGTTCTCAGCGAGAATAACATTGAGTGTAGCTGCAATAGTTGCGGGGACTTTGCAACGAGCTTTTCAAGGCGAGTGGAGTACTTATGGAGGTTTTTGGACTCGACAAGTGTAGCGTACAAAGGGCGTGAGAGCGAAGAAAGGAGGATGATGGAAGGAGAAGCAGCAAAGGCGCTAACGAACACGGGAGAAATGAATGAAAGGAAGGAGAAATGGTGTGAAAGAATGAGGAGTGTTGGATTTGTGAAGGAGGTGTTTGGAGAAGACGCCATTGACGGGGCTCGGGCGTTGTTGAGGAAGTATGATAGCAATTGGGAGATGAGAGTGGAAGAGAGAGATGGCTGTGTTGATCTATGGTGGAAAGGGCAGCCTATTTCATTCTCTTCATTATGGAAGATAGATTCTCAATGcaaatga
- the LOC138908687 gene encoding uncharacterized protein, with protein sequence MLEEIRVKVMEMLANNEEKLRSWNGHFSPQCLRLYNDYRVVAQGCVVIFNGDYGYEIAEGEDTHTVNLDSKRCTCRLWELSGIPCPHAIKALTHKKVEPLTEINWFYSREAYLRTYRHKLFPVRGQKFWKIDHSQYMEPQKIMKLVGRPKVKRNREPDEARKRKGEWSASRKGLPVTCNKCGELNHNARRCYKDNFTEKASQQRKGKGCSQTQSQSSVGNDNQSVPYEDHLDAGTQQSFASVFDTQTGMQ encoded by the exons ATGCTAGAGGAAATCAGAGTCAAGGTAATGGAAATGTTGGCTAACAATGAAGAAAAGTTGAGGAGCTGGAATGGTCATTTCAGTCCACAGTGTTTGAGGTTATACAATGACTACAGGGTAGTTGCACAAGGTTGTGTAGTTATATTTAATGGTGATTATGGCTATGAGATAGCAGAGGGTGAAGATACACATACTGTCAACCTTGATTCCAAAAGATGCACCTGTAGGCTATGGGAGTTGAGTGGAATTCCATGCCCTCATGCTATCAAAGCATTGACACACAAGAAAGTGGAACCCCTAACGGAAATTAATTGGTTTTACAGCAGAGAAGCTTACTTAAGAACATATAGGCACAAGTTGTTTCCTGTGAGAGGGCAAAAATTCTGGAAAATAGATCATTCACAATATATGGAACCACAAAAAATTATGAAATTGGTTGGAAGGCCCAAGGTAAAGAGAAACAGGGAGCCAGATGAGGCAAGAAAGAGAAAGGGAGAGTGGAGTGCTTCTAGAAAGGGTCTTCCAGTCACATGCAACAAATGTGGTGAACTTAACCACAATGCAAGAAGATGTTATAAG GACAACTTCACTGAAAAGGCATCACAACAGAGGAAAGGGAAAGGTTGCAGTCAAACTCAAAGTCAAAGCTCAGTTGGTAATGATAACCAAAGTGTTCCTTATGAAGACCATTTAGATGCTGGAACACAACAATCATTTGCATCCGTGTTTGACACTCAAACTGGAATGCAATAG
- the LOC138908688 gene encoding uncharacterized protein: MIDKVDIIFNYGGDWVISPVSEFTVNAQDTTYHTETYGVDVEVASDCEHSLGSYDFSESDCNGYDYEELESINKQRRRVVSDRLENFKELELGMTFKDMKEARQFINFYALANKKGLWVVKSDSTRSKYKYDTGCPFVCLISQNGRTVGYKIKTLNPNHNCNPCFKNKRASAKTLAQYFKNKVQNNPKYKVKDMRGELDTDLSLNVTKSTLKRAKRLALEKLEGSFLDDYNKLEAYGQEIKHSNPGSDVVINISNDALAEGKRRFLRMYICFQAMKHGWKDVLRPLIGLDGTFLKGKCKGQLLVAIGQDCMNQFYPLAWAVVDKDSSRTWS, encoded by the coding sequence atgattgataaagtcgatatTATTTTCAATTATGGGGGTGATTGGGTAATTTCTCCTGTGTCTGAATTCACAGTCAATGCACAAGACACTACATACCACACTGAAACTTATGGTGTAGATGTTGAAGTAGCCAGTGATTGTGAACATAGCCTTGGTTCCTATGATTTTTCTGAATCTGATTGTAATGGCTATGATTATGAAGAACTTGAGAGTATTAACAAGCAAAGGAGGAGAGTAGTGTCTGATAGGTTAGAAAACTTCAAGGAGTTGGAGCTTGGGATGACATTTAAGGACATGAAGGAAGCTAGACAATTTATCAATTTCTATGCTTTAGCTAACAAGAAAGGGTTGTGGGTTGTTAAAAGTGACTCAACAAGAAGTAAATATAAGTATGATACAGGTTGCCCATTTGTATGTCTCATATCCCAGAATGGTAGGACTGTTGGGTACAAAATCAAAACCTTGAATCCAAACCATAATTGTAATCCTTGTTTCAAAAATAAGAGAGCTAGTGCAAAGACTTTAGCTCAATATTTTAAGAACAAGGTACAAAACAATCCAAAGTACAAGGTAAAGGATATGAGGGGAGAACTGGATACTGATTTAAGTTTGAATGTCACTAAGTCCACTCTAAAAAGGGCAAAAAGATTAGCTCTTGAGAAGCTAGAGGGTAGTTTTCTTGATGACTACAATAAGCTTGAGGCATATGGACAGGAGATTAAGCATAGTAATCCTGGTAGTGATGTAGTCATTAACATATCAAATGATGCTTTGGCTGAAGGAAAGAGAAGGTTTTTGAGGATGTACATATGCTTCCAAGCTATGAAGCATGGATGGAAAGATGTCTTAAGGCCACTAATAGGCTTGGATGGTACTTTTCTGAAGGGAAAATGTAAAGGTCAGTTGTTGGTTGCCATAGGGCAAGATTGTATGAACCAGTTCTATCCACTTGCTTGGGCAGTGGTGGACAAAGATTCTAGCAGAACTTGGAGCTAG
- the LOC104095577 gene encoding auxin-binding protein ABP19a — MFKLLFLLGIFILGSNAAVQDFCVADLKGPESPAGYSCKSVANVTVDDFVFSGLSAAGNTASIIKAAVTPAFAAQFPGLNGLGLSAARLDLAPGGVIPFHTHPGASEVLLVIQGSITAGFVSSANAVYLKTLKKGDLMVFPQGLLHFQVSDAGYTSVGFVFFSSSSPGLQITDFALFANDLPTKLVEATTFLDEATIKKLKGVLGGTN; from the coding sequence ATGTTTAAACTTCTCTTTCTCTTGGGTATCTTCATCTTGGGCAGCAATGCTGCTGTCCAAGATTTCTGCGTCGCAGATCTCAAAGGCCCAGAATCACCTGCTGGCTATTCTTGCAAAAGTGTAGCCAATGTAACAGTCGACGATTTCGTGTTTTCTGGGCTTAGTGCAGCTGGAAACACAGCAAGCATAATCAAAGCTGCAGTTACACCAGCATTTGCAGCCCAATTTCCAGGCCTTAATGGGCTTGGGCTTTCTGCAGCCCGTTTGGACTTAGCTCCAGGTGGTGTGATTCCATTTCACACTCACCCTGGTGCTTCTGAAGTTTTACTTGTAATTCAAGGTTCAATTACAGCTGGTTTTGTTTCTTCAGCAAATGCTGTTTACTTAAAGACACTTAAAAAAGGTGATCTTATGGTATTTCCACAAGGTTTATTGCATTTTCAAGTGAGTGATGCTGGTTACACTTCTGTTGGTTTTGTATTCTTTAGCAGCTCTAGTCCTGGACTTCAGATAACAGATTTTGCCTTATTTGCTAATGATTTGCCAACTAAGTTGGTAGAAGCTACCACTTTCCTAGATGAAGCTACAATTAAGAAGCTCAAGGGTGTTCTTGGAGGCACTAACTAA